From Sinorhizobium sp. B11:
TTCGGGAACATTTATACAATCTGATGTATTACAATCAATGCTTGATGATTTGTATTCGAAGTCGTCCCGTCCATTGAACGCCTGCGTAGTCTCTATTTTTGAGAATAACCACCTCGCCCGGACTGGCGTCATTCCGATTGGCGGAAAGACTAGCTCTAATATTTGGCGAAACAATCTTCACCTGCAAAAAGGCATAGGATGCTATGCATCGCCTAATGAATTAGCTAGTCAAACCTTCCTTGATCAGGACCGGTCTGATTGTCGCCATCTGGTCGGCAATTTAGAAGGGGGTAGTTGCGAGCTTTGTGAGTCCGGCGCAAGTTACAGACGCGAAGAGCACCGCAAATGGCTACGGATAGATCCAGGTGGAAACGGCTTCGCTGCAGTCGATTTAATGAATCTCGATAACTTCCTGCCCTACGTGGCGCCTAACGGCGATCGCATACCGCTGATTCCATTGATATACACATTGTATCATGACAGCAATCCAGCTCTCTCTATTGGAGCAGCAACTGACGTTTCAGTAGAAGATTTTTGTTCTGACTTCAATTTTACCGAACGCGAATTCGACGCTTATTTTGATCAAAGCTTGAACAACCCGCAAAATAGGTCTTTCCTGCAAGAGTTTCCGTCGCTCGCTTTTGCTCCCGCCGCGGTCGCAACAATCTCAACCACCAGGCTCGGATCGCGACCGAGAACATCCAGGTTAAGAACACCAACACTCACCGGAACTCTGACTTCACCACCTCGATCCCATCACGGATGGGATGCTGAACAGTTCGTCTATGCTGCCTTGCGAGATGATGGGTGGGACGTTCATGACGTTAGCAGACAGCAGGTTGGTTACGATATATTGGCTCACAAAGGACGCCGGACGATATATGTCGAGGTGAAGAGCTCCGTCGGTTATTGCTCGCCAACATTCACGGCTCGCGAATGGCAGCAGGCGGCCTCACATGGTGAAAACTATATCCTTGCCATAATTGAAAAATATAATCCGACCAACAGCAACATGATTTATTGGGTTGTCGATCCAACAGTTAGCTGCCGAGGTAGGGAGCGAAATGTTATGATGCATAGCGTCACCCGAAGTTCATGGATCGGAGAGGTCCGCGGATTGAGCGATATTTAAAGAGCTTTGATCTCTAGCACATGTCGGCGGCGACGGACATCGTGAGGTGGCCAAATAGCGAAGCAGTATCGTCTCTCCGCAAAGGCAGCCTGTGGTTCAACTGTCATGTCCACGCCGGTATCAAAATTCGCTTCAATGGCACTAATTGCTGCGTTTCAAGGTCCAGTTTATCGTATTGTTCAAGAAGACTTTTCACGAGATCGTCTAGGTCCATCAAAGCGAGCGGTATGTTCGCCCGCTCTGCCTCGTAGCGCGCTTCACGCGTGAATCCGCCAGTGCTGACATACAGCCCTTTATCCTGTGGATGGCGCCCGCCGAGGAAGCTTCGGACATCTGGGGCGCCCATAGCGCCGTTTCGGTGCTTCACTTCAACCACAATGCGTGGCGATTCAAAACCGAAACCATCTGGCGAAGCAACTATGTCCTTCCCGCGATCGGGGCCTGCTTCCGAAACGCGTGTCTTGTAGCCCAGCGAGCGCAAGATGCCGGCGACTAGCTCCTGCATGTCATCCCATGGGAGTGCGCTGACCTTGTCCTTAATGAACTCATGCGCGCGGCTCTCCATCGATTTGAAGAGGTCCCCCTCGGTGGACTCAGTTGCCGCCGCAATGATCTCTGGCTTTGCCGGGTGACCAGAGATAAGCGCTTTTCTCAACTCAGCAGCAACCTCATTCGATATCCGGAAGAGAGTAGAAATGGCGCCAAGGCTGTTGCGGCTCTCGACAGAAAGAAGATCGCGACTGACCTCACCTTGCCACCGCACGGGCCGATATTGGGCATCCTCCGGGTCTACCGACGTATCGTAGCGGTATGGACCAGCGATCTCACCAAGCAAATAAACACGGCGAGAAGGATTGTAAGTGACGACCATGTCGCCGATCTCGATCTCATTCACGAAGCGGTGCAACTGCCCGGCAGCCATGGCGACCGACTGCGGCTTCGTTTCGGGCCAGGACGCACTGACAAGATCCGCGATTGCTTTTCGCGATTTGACGCTCGAAAGATCGCCAACCTTATTCCAGCCGATTGCGACGGCCGATTTCTCCTTGAACGCATCGAAGAGCCGTCCATCGCGCTCAGCGCGCACCATCCATGCTTTGCTCATGCCCTACCCTTCATCTCGCAGCTGAACATTGCCGAAGGAAGCGGCTACCGCAAGGTCATGATGCGAGATGATCTTCGTTGACTCACAGACGCTCGCTGGCTGGCTCGACCGACGCTGACGTTACATCCCAGCATTTGGCTTGCCCCACGCGCCCATGAGTCTCTTCGAGGATTGGGCTGGAATGCTGTTCGGCTTGGGTTACGCGAATGACGCGAGCCAGCGTTTTGGGATGGACCTTGTATCGTGCCGCCACTTCAGAGATCGGCTCCAGGTCGACTTCGACAGCGCGCCGGGCATCAGCGGTTTGCGCGTCGGTCATTGACGGACGGCGCCCGATCCGAGATCCTCGTGCTCTCGCGGCTTCCATCCCTGCTTTGGTGCGCTCACTGATGATCGAGCGCTCGAACTCGGCCATGGCACCCATGACGTGGAACAACAGTCTGCCACCCGACGAAGAGGTGTCGATGTTCTCCGTCAATGAACGGAATTCGCAGCCGCGCTTCGAAAGCGCGCTCACGGTCTGGATCAAGTCGACCAGAGAACGCCCCAAGCGATCGAGCCGCCAGACTACGAGCATGTCTCCATGTTGTATCTTTCGAAGCGCTTTTCTCAAGCCTGGACGCTGGAAATCCGCACCCGACAATCCTTGGTCCGTAAAGATCTCCAAGCATCCAGCCACCTGAAGGGCCGAGATCTGCAAATCCAGGTTCTGCTCGACCGTTGAGACACGAGCATATCCGATCAGTTTCATCGCAATGATCCATTAGATGGCAGCTAAGCCATTGACATAAAGGAACCATTTCGCTCTGTCGGTCATTAAATGGTGCTACTCCGGAAGCCCTTGAAACTATAGAATGCGACCGGATCAGCAGTTACGGCTGACCTCTATCGGACAAAGGTTCCCTTTCGCTCTCCTCGGGTCATGTATAGGCTCGGCACTGAGCGAGGGGTGCATGGACTTTTCATTAATCATTTTCGTATCCGGCATCGTTCTCGGTGGCGCGTGCGCCATCATCGCGGCGAACAAAAACCGAGATCCCTTAGGTTGGTTTGCCCTGGGCTTCTTCTTCAACCTCATTGCGTTGATTGTGATCGCTGCGTTGTCTCCAGCAAAAGAACCATTAAACGCAGATCGCAAGGCATCCCGACGAGGAGGCACGCCGAATGAATTTGCAGCGAACCCAAAAGATCCCGAGCGTCCCTGGCTCGGTTGAGTGCTCAGCTTGTAGGAGACTGTCTTCGCCAACGAAAGTCGATCAACCTTAACCGAATTGTGTGCGTAATATCGCCGGTCAGATCTAACCTTCGCGGCATTCTCGATCTATATCCTTGGACAACGGAGACCACCTCTGCGAGATCGCCTTCACGCGAAAGCGAGGCTTTTGGCGCGCATGGGGGAAGTGAGGAAAACGGTTTGCGGCCCAGATTACATTGCTGGGCCGCTGTCGATACTTATCAGCCAGCGCTTTGACTAAGGCTTTCAACTCCTCACTCAGCATTGTCGGTTCCTTCCGCCTTATTTTGAAACTCCTCGATAAAGTCCGCCATAAATAGGTCCATTTCCAGTTTTGCTTTCATTGCGCGGCGACGAGCCTGGCGATCGCGGTTCTTTGTTCGAATATGGTCAGCTTTCTCCTGATCGCTTAGTTCAGAGAGATCAGTCCAAGGCCGCACAGTGGCTGCTGTAACACCGCGCCTAGTGCGCATTCGATCACGATGGATTCGCTTCTGGTAGGCGGCGTGCCACTCACCCGGAAGCTGCGGCGCGTGGTTATGAAATATGTAGGAGCGCACTTTCTTCCCTTCAGCCGCACGTGCAAGCCGATACCGAAACCGAGAGTGGCTTGCGGAATTTTCGGCTACTCGCCGGCTCATGTCCTCTTTCTGGTGTGCACGCCATTCGATCTCCAGCTGGCGCAAAGCCGATCGAGCTTCATGCCGCATTTTCGTTTCCGGGCAATTGGCCTCGGTGTCCTTGCTCATGGTCTTTTCCTCACGATGATATTGCACTTATAGCGGGGACCGCGATCGGAGCGCATATGCCGAAAGCGTCACGCTTTGTGCGTTTTCTCCCTATGTATACGCATTACTTTAGATATTAGATACATAGTAAGAGAGTGCACAAAACGTGACGCTGGCAAACTTTTCCAGCAGTTCAGCTCGCTTCGCTCGCACTGCGCGGCCCTGCGGGCCTTGCCAGACGCCTTCGGCGTCTCACGTCGAGATTTCCCTCCCGGGAGATCATCATGTAACGGATTGCCAGCGAGCTGAGGATTCGTTTAGGCACGATCCTCCCCAGACGTCTCAGCGCTCACCCGTCTGACCTTCGACCCGAGGATTCGCACTGGCGCGATCCCCTTCGCAAATGACACGAAGTGCTGCTCTGAACATGGCGCTCGCCCGCGAGCTTCTGTGTCGATCTTGGCTGAGGAGGTTAGGTCAACCGGATCATCGCCGGCGCAAAAGGCATCCCCATCGACTGCATTGATTTTCTCTAGGACTTCGATATGCGGCTAGTATGAATGGCGCCGTCGCTTCCTCCGGCATAGGAGGCTTCCCGGCACCGAATTGATGCGGAAAAAAAGATCGCGCGCTTCTGGTCATCATCCGTTTACAGCGCCAGCGAGGAGGATCTGATCGCTCTGAGATCAATTGGAGCTTAGATCGAAGCCGCAGATGAACCAGGCGCCGTGCCGTCGATCAATGCGCGAGCCAGACATACCCATGCGCTGGATATGTTTTCGGTGCTGGCAATCAAGGGCTCCGGCACGAAGGTGAGCTTCGGAACACGCCGAACGTGATTTGTCTCCACTGTTGGCACGGGGCAATACGACGGTCGACGCATGCGAGAGATACGGTGCAACCGCTGCGCGTCACGTGACCTTTACATCACAAGCGAATTTGCTGATTTTAGGCAGTTTTGTAAAGATTATGTAAACTTAGTGTAAAGGTCGCGGTCGTTTTCGCAGGGATCTCGGGCTTCGCGGCGCTTTTGGAGACAACCAAAGATATACAATTGTAAAGGTTTTGCGGTCCTGACCTTTACATCGACCTTGCTTCGAACCGGCATATGTAAAGGTCTGTCAAGGTTACCGCCGCATCATCCGAGGCGAGTGACAAGATCGTCGGCAGACAGGTGGGTGTAGCGCTTCAACATCCGAAGTTCTTTGTGACCCGAGATGCTGCTTACCTCGATGATGTTCAGCCCACGTTCGAATAGACGGCTAACGCCCTCGTGGCGAAGATCGTGAAACCTCAGCCCTGTGACCTTGGCCCGGACAAGAAGACGATACCAAGCTTGCTCCAGCGACCCTGGAGCCATCGGAAACACACGAGGCTGGTCCGAATCCGCCCGCGACTTCCAATCCGTTATTGCATCAAACGCACGCTGCGACATCGGCACCTCCCGACCGGACCCATTCTTCGTCATCTCCAGCGTGATGACGCGGCGGTTGTGAGAGACGTTATTCCATTTCAAACCGAGGATCTCGCTGCGGCGCATCCCGGTCTCAATGGCAACAATAAGCAGCGTCTTCATGAACGCGATCTTGCCGCCGTCGCACCCGTCGAGCAGGCGCTGCTCCTCGTCGCCTTCCAAGCGGCGCTTGCGCTCGTTCCGAATGATGGGCCGTCGAACCAGCTTGACCACGTTGCGGCTGAGAGGAAAGCCCCAGTCGCGCATCGCGACTTCGATTACGTGACTAAGGATCGCCATTTCGCGAACCGCGGTAGATGGAGCCACACTGCTAAGGCGCTCGTCGCGGAAAGATGCGATGTCAGGCTGTGAAAGCCCGACCAATGTCCGGTGCGCGATCTCATGACGTTCAAGCACGTCAATGCGCTGGATTTCTTGCACGCAGCCGCGCTTTGTCGGTGATACTTCAATCTTGTAACGCTTGAGCAAGTCGCCGAGCGTAGTGGTCTCCAATATCTTGGTGTCGGGCGCGGCACCAAAACGATCGACCTGGCTTTCCAGCTCGCGCGCCCACTTCTCGGCCTCGGTCTTACTATCAAAGCTCTTTGCCCGAGGCTTCATACCGCGTCGCCGCACTTGTGCTTGCCAGCGGCCTCTGAGTTTTCTGATCGTCGGCATTTTGTTCCTCTTTTGATGTCGTCGATCAATGCGTAGGATTCCCCGCAAAGGGTGCCAAGGATCATTCCGGCACGCGAAGAGGCGGCGGTCCGAGATCGATCTCGCGGGTGTTAGTGGGCTCTTGCTCCTTCGAAGCCAATGTCGTTTGATGTCGCGCAGGTTCCAGGCTTTGCTTTCGGTCTGAGCCAGGAAAAGGGGGAACTTCACAGCATGCTAACTTTACTTTCGAGGCTACAGGCCGGAACACTCGGCGAACTGCTTACCGTAGCAAAGCTGAACAGCCTCGGACACGCAGCATACATCAGCCCCGAAGGCGCACCCGGTCACGATGTCATCATAGTTATCGATGGCGTGGCTAAATCAATTGAGGTGAAGACAAGGCAATTCCGATCAAGCCCAGCGCAGGACATCACCCGCTGGCCAGTGGACATGGCAACGAAGGGCGACGCCGACTTCTTCATCTTCATCGAGCTGGATCTCAGAACTCTCACGCCAACGTTTTATGTGCTGACTAACGCCCAGGCGCGCGCGACCTTTCGAGACTACATCGGTGGTGGAAATTGCTACCCACCCGAGGTCAGGCGCCTGATCACGCCGAACGACTTCTCAGCGCTCACAGCACACCACCACGACGCCCTGGGCTTGTTAGAGCCATCAGAGCTTTCTGATCGTCCCCATGTGATCTCCATCGACGGTGAAGATGACGAGTAGAATGCCCGAGGAGGGAGCCAAGGATTATCCCGGCACAGACGCCGTCGATTAACCGCAATCTAGAATATGCAGTGCCGAGCCTCCAACAACCTTGTCAGATTCAGGCGTATGTAGATTGATTATCTTGGGCTGGGAGCTTGTTCATGCGTAAATTGCTTCAATCTGCCGCGGTGAGCGCTGCGCTATGTGTAACAACAATGGTCAGCCCTGCAGCCGCGTCTGAGAAAGTCTTTGGTCCGTTTGTCGTGGATGACGCCAAGCCAGATGTCATATCGATGAACGGCGATATCGACGTCGGCTCAGCACTCAACTTCCGGCGGGCTCTTCACGCAGCCCCCGGCGCTAAACTTGTTACCTTGAACAGCTCAGGCGGCGCCGTGCAGATGGGTCTGCTAATGGCAGACGACATTCATGAGCGAAAGCTCGCGACCTACATCCCGAAAGACAGTGCATGCCTATCCGCATGTGCTTATATGTTTCTTGCCGGTGTCGAGCGCAGGGTCGACGGCAAGCTGGGCGTGCATCAGATTTCCTCTGATACCTCTGATCTTGTGGGAGCGCAGCTCACGATTTCCGACATCATTGACGTCCTCAACCGCTTCGACACTCCTGTGGACGTGTTGAGCGTCATGTTCAAGACGCCGCCGAATGACATGCATGTCTTCACGCCAGAAGAGATTGAGCAGTATAGGCTCAATCGAACTGGGGATGGGTCAAAGCCCTCTGCCGCGGGCACATCGGCAGCACCAGATACATCTCTGCCCGCCCCAAACACGACGAGCACAACGGGATCAACTACGCAGCCGGTGACGCCGGAGCAGCCGCACTCGACAGAGACAACGGTAAGCACAACGCCGACGCCGCAGACACAAGCGAAACTCTCACCGATCGAAGAGTTCACAAAGCGTCCAAACCGGATCGCCATCTATACCGGCTTAGATCTCTTCGGCGACGACATTTCTTCTACCCGAGCAAGCGACGCTGCCGAATGTGCTCAGAGTTGCCTGGTCATGAACGGTCAATGCAAGGCGTTCACCTTCAACGCCAACCCAAAGATTACAAGAGGGCCGAACTGCTTCCTCAAATCCAGTGCGGGCCGGGCAGATGGTAACAGTGTCGCATTCTCAGGCCGATTCCTCAGCGGCGCCGACGCCGACCCGCCCACATTCGCTCTTGGAACGATCGATCCCCAGAGTGCACTCTTTCACGATGTTGACTTTCGAGGCGGCGATCTCTCCCCGCGCCCTCATAGCACTGCCAAGACGCCACTCGACTGTCGCCTCGCCTGCGTTGACGACAATCGCTGCATGGCATTTTCCTACAATTACTCGAAGAAGCAGTGCTGGCTGAAAGGATCCATTGGCACACCCATACCGGGCAAGGGAATTGTCAGCGGGCTTAAGAAGTTTCAGAACTTCTCGCCCGCGAAAATCATCAGCTTGAACTAAGGGACAGCCGTGCAATTTTCTGAAGAAGTATGTGAACGGCTTGGCAATTACGTCTATCGCCTTATCGATCCGCGGAACGGCGAGACGTTTTACGTCGGCAAAGGTCGTAACAATCGTGTATTCGATCATGCCGCCGGCGTCGCAGACCTAGCAGATGACGATAGCCAAACACTTGGATCAAAGCTCGATCGTATCCGGGCGATAAAGAACGCTGGGCTTGAAGTGCTACATGTCATCCATCGTCATGAGATACCTGAGGCAGCGATCTTTGAAGTAGAAGCTGCATTGATAGATGCCTATCCAGGCCTCACCAACAGCCAGGGCGGCCACGCCAGCAGCGACCGTGGTCCCATGAACCATGTCGAGATAGTCGACAAATACAGTCTGCCGGCATTTCCTTCGAACCCGGAACATCGCCTTGTGCTGATCAACATCAACAAGCTTGATAATAGATTCGATCGTCGAGCAATCTACAATTTCGTCCGCTATTGCTGGAGAATTTCAAGGTCACGTGCTGAGAATGCTCAGTATGTGCTCGCTGTTGTCCGAGGTGTGGTTGTAGGAGCGTTTGAGGCCGAGACGTGGATGGCCGCAACCACCGACAACTTTCCTGACATCCTTTATGCCGACGGATCTGAGGCAAATAGGTTCGGCTTCGTCGGGAGGGAGGCACCGAAAGAGATATGGGATCTCTACGTTGGCGCGAGAGGGAAGCGGATAACGACCCCCGAGCTCAAGCACGCTCAAAATCCTGTCCGGTTTTGGAAGTGCTGAAGATGAGGCCGATCGAGCCACGCTGAGCCAAGTTCAGATCATCCAGTCTTTATCCGAGGTCCATTCGTCTCAGAACAACTATGCTTCTCCTCAAAAGAAACTCCTGGAAACAACGATCAGGTCATTGCTTCGGTTGTAGTTTATCGTGTTCACTACCATCGGAGTAGCACTGTTATTTGTGCGTGGGGGTGATCGTGAATTCGTGGAAAAAGTCGCTTAGAAACATTCCAGCGGCTATCGAATCTGAGCTGAGGAAGATCCAGTCGAGAAACGTCCAGGTTCTTGCTGGAAAGAAAATCGCATCGGACGACATCAGGTCCGGGGACTACGCTCATCTTGGATTAACATTAGACAGGCTAAATGTAGGCAACCGTTGGGAACTCGTTCCTGGAGCTGATGTGGGTAAAACCTCAGCTCGAAACGTGGATGGCTGGGAGATCGTGCGAAAGGACCTTCCAAAATACAAAAAGTATTTCTACCAAGACATTCCCATCTACGGCAATGGAGCGCGAAATGGGTGGACGACGGCAGCGATCCCCCGTGACGTATACCATCGTGATCAGATTCCTCCTTATCTTTTGCAACTGAACGTTTTCATTCAAGAGCAGCTAGAAGAGTCTAAGTATGGGATCGTTTTCTCGATAGATCAGGTTTTCGACCGCCAAGCTCCTTCATTTCGAGACGACCTTCTGTTTGCTCTGAATCTACTCCAGGAGAACACAGGCGTGGTCGGTATCTCCAGTGCAGAAAACCCGGAGTTCGTATTTACTACGGCTTTGGACTGGAGTGTTTTTCCACCGGGAGATATCGATAGACTAGCAGCAGCCTGGTTAGGCGAAAAAACTAACGGTGTGCAGCACGATACTGTATTGGAGAGACTCAGCCTTTTTGAGCAG
This genomic window contains:
- a CDS encoding DUF3883 domain-containing protein, whose translation is MEVGSPEPYEGALRALNAFKREVVGRSYKGRFVQIFLALKFYEQYIPSIHSGTFIQSDVLQSMLDDLYSKSSRPLNACVVSIFENNHLARTGVIPIGGKTSSNIWRNNLHLQKGIGCYASPNELASQTFLDQDRSDCRHLVGNLEGGSCELCESGASYRREEHRKWLRIDPGGNGFAAVDLMNLDNFLPYVAPNGDRIPLIPLIYTLYHDSNPALSIGAATDVSVEDFCSDFNFTEREFDAYFDQSLNNPQNRSFLQEFPSLAFAPAAVATISTTRLGSRPRTSRLRTPTLTGTLTSPPRSHHGWDAEQFVYAALRDDGWDVHDVSRQQVGYDILAHKGRRTIYVEVKSSVGYCSPTFTAREWQQAASHGENYILAIIEKYNPTNSNMIYWVVDPTVSCRGRERNVMMHSVTRSSWIGEVRGLSDI
- a CDS encoding restriction endonuclease, which codes for MSKAWMVRAERDGRLFDAFKEKSAVAIGWNKVGDLSSVKSRKAIADLVSASWPETKPQSVAMAAGQLHRFVNEIEIGDMVVTYNPSRRVYLLGEIAGPYRYDTSVDPEDAQYRPVRWQGEVSRDLLSVESRNSLGAISTLFRISNEVAAELRKALISGHPAKPEIIAAATESTEGDLFKSMESRAHEFIKDKVSALPWDDMQELVAGILRSLGYKTRVSEAGPDRGKDIVASPDGFGFESPRIVVEVKHRNGAMGAPDVRSFLGGRHPQDKGLYVSTGGFTREARYEAERANIPLALMDLDDLVKSLLEQYDKLDLETQQLVPLKRILIPAWT
- a CDS encoding recombinase family protein, producing the protein MKLIGYARVSTVEQNLDLQISALQVAGCLEIFTDQGLSGADFQRPGLRKALRKIQHGDMLVVWRLDRLGRSLVDLIQTVSALSKRGCEFRSLTENIDTSSSGGRLLFHVMGAMAEFERSIISERTKAGMEAARARGSRIGRRPSMTDAQTADARRAVEVDLEPISEVAARYKVHPKTLARVIRVTQAEQHSSPILEETHGRVGQAKCWDVTSASVEPASERL
- a CDS encoding site-specific integrase, with the translated sequence MPTIRKLRGRWQAQVRRRGMKPRAKSFDSKTEAEKWARELESQVDRFGAAPDTKILETTTLGDLLKRYKIEVSPTKRGCVQEIQRIDVLERHEIAHRTLVGLSQPDIASFRDERLSSVAPSTAVREMAILSHVIEVAMRDWGFPLSRNVVKLVRRPIIRNERKRRLEGDEEQRLLDGCDGGKIAFMKTLLIVAIETGMRRSEILGLKWNNVSHNRRVITLEMTKNGSGREVPMSQRAFDAITDWKSRADSDQPRVFPMAPGSLEQAWYRLLVRAKVTGLRFHDLRHEGVSRLFERGLNIIEVSSISGHKELRMLKRYTHLSADDLVTRLG
- a CDS encoding PAN domain-containing protein, producing MRKLLQSAAVSAALCVTTMVSPAAASEKVFGPFVVDDAKPDVISMNGDIDVGSALNFRRALHAAPGAKLVTLNSSGGAVQMGLLMADDIHERKLATYIPKDSACLSACAYMFLAGVERRVDGKLGVHQISSDTSDLVGAQLTISDIIDVLNRFDTPVDVLSVMFKTPPNDMHVFTPEEIEQYRLNRTGDGSKPSAAGTSAAPDTSLPAPNTTSTTGSTTQPVTPEQPHSTETTVSTTPTPQTQAKLSPIEEFTKRPNRIAIYTGLDLFGDDISSTRASDAAECAQSCLVMNGQCKAFTFNANPKITRGPNCFLKSSAGRADGNSVAFSGRFLSGADADPPTFALGTIDPQSALFHDVDFRGGDLSPRPHSTAKTPLDCRLACVDDNRCMAFSYNYSKKQCWLKGSIGTPIPGKGIVSGLKKFQNFSPAKIISLN